From the Candidatus Goldiibacteriota bacterium HGW-Goldbacteria-1 genome, one window contains:
- a CDS encoding 30S ribosomal protein S12 produces the protein MPTINQLVRHKRTKMNVKTASPALRQCPQKRGVCTRVYTVTPKKPNSALRKVARVRLTNKMEVSCYIPGVGHNLQEHSIVLVRGGRVKDLPGVRYHIVRGSLDTQGVQNRKQSRSKYGTKAPKK, from the coding sequence TTGCCTACAATCAACCAGTTGGTAAGACACAAGAGAACGAAGATGAATGTAAAGACGGCATCGCCGGCTTTAAGGCAGTGCCCGCAGAAAAGGGGCGTTTGCACAAGGGTTTACACAGTAACCCCTAAAAAGCCTAACTCCGCTTTGCGTAAAGTTGCAAGGGTAAGGCTTACAAACAAGATGGAAGTATCGTGCTACATACCGGGCGTTGGCCATAACCTTCAGGAACACTCTATCGTTCTTGTCAGGGGCGGCAGGGTAAAAGATCTTCCCGGCGTACGATATCACATTGTACGCGGTTCGCTTGATACGCAGGGTGTTCAGAATAGAAAACAGAGCAGATCTAAATACGGCACAAAAGCGCCGAAGAAGTAA